The DNA window TTTATTAAGCCATTGGCAATTGAAGTTGGTCCTCAATTTAGTTTCTTGACAAATGGTGAGTTTTCTGATGATAACAGTAAAACTGACTATGAACCTGATAATTCGCCTGAAATAGGTTTGGCAGTGGGTTTAGATCTTAATTTACCCAAGAAATTAGGACTATATGTTAGATACAATCTAAGTTGGAATTCTCAAACTCAATCGTCTACGGATCCAAATACAAATACAACTATAGAAACAAAAACAGATGTGGCCCAATCCTGGATACAATTTGGAGTGAAATATAGAATCGTAGAACCGATTTAATTTAATAACTTCAATGAGCCCTCTTAGGAGGGCTTTTTAGTTCAAATATCTCCAAAGCTCTTTACTATCCCACAAAATTTGAGCTTCTTCTTCACCTTTTTCAAATGCTGATTTAGTCAGAATTGCAGCTTTCTTCCCATCAAAAATGGTACCATCGGCATTGAGATACATTTTTGCTAATAATAATTGCGCTGGGGCATAATCCTGATCAGAACTTTTTGAACACCATTTAAATGCAATGTTTTTATTTTTTTCAGTGCCCTCTCCTTCGTAATAAATCCTGGCAAGAAAATACTGTGCCTTCGCATCTCCTTTTTCTGCACAAATTCTGAATAAATCCAGAGCTTTGTTTGGATACCTCAGCGTGCCAAAGCCAAAATAATACATTTGAGCTGCTTCCAATGCAGCAGGATAATGCCCCTGACTTGCACTCTTTTCAAAATATTTTAACGCTAGTTTATCTGTTTCTCTGTTTTTATCTCGATAAATTTCTTTGGCAAATTCATACTGACCTTCTTTCAATCCCTGATCTGCACTCTTCTGAAGCCAATACCTGCCTTTTGCTTTGTAATCGCCCGTTTTTGAAATGGACAAATAGTGCAATCCCAATAATAATTGAGCACCTTTATCGCCTTGTTTCGCGCTGTTTTGTGTTATCTCATATCGCTTTCCAACAAGCCGGTGTTGAGAAAAAAGCGAGTATGAAACAATTATTAACAGAAAGAATATACTGAGTTTAATAGGGCTTATCATCTTATTGCGATTTATTGTGACATAACAAGAACAATT is part of the Hyphobacterium sp. CCMP332 genome and encodes:
- a CDS encoding sel1 repeat family protein, translated to MISPIKLSIFFLLIIVSYSLFSQHRLVGKRYEITQNSAKQGDKGAQLLLGLHYLSISKTGDYKAKGRYWLQKSADQGLKEGQYEFAKEIYRDKNRETDKLALKYFEKSASQGHYPAALEAAQMYYFGFGTLRYPNKALDLFRICAEKGDAKAQYFLARIYYEGEGTEKNKNIAFKWCSKSSDQDYAPAQLLLAKMYLNADGTIFDGKKAAILTKSAFEKGEEEAQILWDSKELWRYLN